A region from the Halosolutus gelatinilyticus genome encodes:
- a CDS encoding DUF7344 domain-containing protein, translating to MAEHIGPDEQSLDAVCDLLANQRRQYVLACLIDHTQAIALTNLAENVAVRENERPRTEIPKETVRTISTSLYHAHIPKLVDAGVVEYDQDRDLVRISETTHLVERVLSLAATDRGEE from the coding sequence GTGGCGGAGCACATTGGCCCGGACGAGCAATCGCTCGATGCAGTTTGCGACCTCCTCGCCAATCAGCGCCGCCAGTACGTCCTCGCGTGCCTGATAGACCACACACAGGCAATAGCGCTGACCAATCTGGCCGAGAATGTTGCTGTCCGCGAGAACGAGAGACCGCGTACAGAGATTCCAAAAGAGACAGTCCGGACGATCTCTACGTCGCTCTATCATGCTCATATTCCAAAACTGGTGGATGCAGGAGTCGTTGAATACGATCAGGACCGTGATCTGGTACGGATATCGGAAACAACACACCTGGTCGAACGCGTTCTCTCCCTCGCCGCAACTGACAGAGGAGAAGAATAA
- a CDS encoding HalOD1 output domain-containing protein, with protein MKSPLVGAEIVEQIAEREGVDPIDLDVLLYDVIDPDALEALTNGTGDRQTQAILRVEFTYYGYAVTVDGNGKVSIDEQPTEAKTDESSRKESETTDQA; from the coding sequence GTGAAATCACCACTGGTCGGAGCTGAGATTGTCGAGCAAATCGCCGAACGCGAAGGCGTTGATCCGATCGATCTCGACGTCCTACTGTATGATGTGATCGATCCGGATGCGCTCGAAGCCCTCACAAACGGTACCGGCGATCGACAGACGCAGGCAATCCTCCGTGTGGAGTTTACGTACTACGGGTACGCAGTCACCGTAGACGGGAACGGGAAGGTTAGCATCGACGAGCAGCCAACGGAAGCGAAAACAGACGAGTCATCGAGGAAAGAGTCAGAAACGACTGATCAAGCGTAA
- a CDS encoding Lrp/AsnC family transcriptional regulator, translating to MVHNLDDVDRGILHALQADAREATAADMADMVETSASTVRNRIDYLEEGVIRGYHPELDYEEAGFELHLFIVCRAPTAKRTELAKKALELPGVVSVRELTTGAHNIHIEVVAVDSDAADEARVGIENVTDLEIESTQIINNLHVQPFNHFGKDVIKD from the coding sequence ATGGTTCATAACCTCGATGACGTTGACCGAGGTATTCTCCATGCACTCCAGGCGGACGCACGAGAAGCGACTGCCGCAGATATGGCCGACATGGTTGAAACCTCGGCCAGCACAGTCCGAAATCGCATCGACTACCTTGAAGAGGGCGTGATTCGCGGTTACCATCCTGAGCTCGATTACGAGGAGGCAGGGTTTGAGCTCCACCTGTTCATCGTGTGTCGAGCGCCGACTGCAAAACGAACCGAATTGGCGAAGAAGGCGTTAGAACTTCCCGGCGTAGTCAGCGTCCGTGAACTGACAACCGGCGCCCACAACATCCACATCGAGGTGGTGGCTGTCGATTCCGATGCAGCCGATGAGGCCCGCGTTGGAATCGAGAATGTCACTGATCTCGAAATCGAGTCCACACAGATTATCAATAATCTTCACGTTCAACCGTTCAACCACTTCGGCAAGGATGTCATCAAGGATTGA
- the grpE gene encoding nucleotide exchange factor GrpE — protein MSEDEGTNASAQGVPSEEQSDDGDAADVATEGTAADGSESETDADAADESAGEESDAERAADDEESELPDPPETSEDIQEILDRVTEFDDELAHRVNAIVEEARNLNGTVAHQREELEDLTERVEAQAETIEELHDELEAHREALGERDERLEEYEEEVADLKSRLKRKQADFQNYKKRAKKRQQQIKDRATEDLVERLIGVRDNLKRALGEDSEDVDSLREGIEMTLREFDRILEDENVSEIDPGPGTETDPQRHEVMMRVDSDQPEGTIADVYTPGYEMGEKVIQNAQVTVSNGELADGEGDASDEEGESGDDAGDESSDETTESESDDAESDADGDGDEVGENASAENDEEAEAIELGGEIASDDADDE, from the coding sequence ATGAGCGAAGACGAGGGCACGAACGCGTCCGCCCAGGGTGTCCCGTCCGAGGAGCAATCCGACGACGGCGATGCGGCCGACGTCGCGACGGAGGGGACGGCGGCGGACGGATCGGAATCGGAGACGGACGCCGACGCCGCCGACGAATCGGCCGGAGAGGAGTCGGACGCCGAGCGAGCGGCCGACGACGAGGAATCCGAACTTCCCGATCCCCCGGAGACGAGCGAGGACATCCAGGAGATCCTGGATCGCGTGACCGAGTTCGACGACGAACTCGCCCACCGGGTCAACGCTATCGTTGAGGAGGCGCGAAACCTGAACGGCACCGTCGCCCACCAGCGCGAGGAACTCGAGGACCTCACCGAGCGCGTCGAAGCGCAGGCCGAGACGATCGAGGAACTCCACGACGAACTCGAGGCTCACCGGGAGGCGCTCGGCGAGCGCGACGAGCGACTCGAGGAGTACGAGGAGGAGGTCGCGGACCTGAAAAGCCGCCTCAAGCGCAAACAGGCGGACTTCCAGAACTACAAGAAACGGGCCAAAAAGCGCCAGCAACAGATCAAAGACCGGGCCACCGAGGATCTCGTCGAGCGGCTCATCGGCGTCCGCGACAACTTAAAGCGCGCCCTCGGCGAGGACAGCGAGGACGTCGACAGCCTCCGGGAGGGGATCGAGATGACGCTCCGGGAGTTCGATCGCATCCTCGAAGACGAGAACGTCTCCGAGATCGATCCCGGTCCCGGCACCGAGACGGACCCGCAGCGCCACGAGGTCATGATGCGCGTCGACAGCGATCAGCCCGAGGGGACGATCGCCGACGTCTACACCCCCGGCTACGAGATGGGCGAGAAGGTCATCCAGAACGCGCAGGTGACGGTTTCGAACGGGGAACTCGCCGACGGGGAGGGAGACGCCTCGGACGAGGAGGGCGAGTCAGGCGATGACGCGGGCGACGAATCCTCGGACGAGACGACCGAGTCCGAATCGGACGACGCCGAATCCGACGCGGACGGCGACGGAGACGAAGTCGGCGAGAACGCTTCCGCCGAGAACGACGAGGAAGCGGAAGCGATCGAACTCGGCGGCGAAATTGCGAGCGACGACGCCGACGACGAGTGA